In Macaca mulatta isolate MMU2019108-1 chromosome 16, T2T-MMU8v2.0, whole genome shotgun sequence, the sequence gcgattctcctgcctcagcctctcgagtaactgggattacaggcgcttgccatcatgcctggctaatttttgtatttttagtagagacggggtttcaccgtgttagccaggatggtcttgatctcctgacctcgtgatccgcctgcctcggcctcccaaagtgctgggattacaggcctcagccaccgcACCGGCCCCATACTTTCTATCCAACTTATTGTCATTACTGATGCCTTTTATTACAGAAATACTAATATGTGTGATTAACATGCTTCTGACTCCCACtggaattttatttaatatatattatatatactgtaATAactttctaaaatctgaaatattttgaattccAAAATATAACTGGCCCCAACACTGTTAGATAAGGGTATATGGACCTGTATTATTACcttcattgtacagatgaggaaactgaggcatagagcaATTAAATAAGCTGCCCAGAGCTACATAGAAGTAGAGttaatgggccgggcacagtggttcatgcctgtaatcctagcactttgggaagccaaggcgggcagatcacctgaggttaggagttcaagaccagcctagccaacatagtgaaactctgattctactaaaaatacagaaaatagcacgtgtctgtaatcccagctcctggggagactgaggcaggagaatcacttgaacccgggaggtggaggttgctgtgagccaagatcaggtcactgtactccagtctgggagacagagagagactccatctcaaaaaaaaaaaaaaaaaaaaaaaatagagctaatGTATGAACCCAGGTAGTCTGGGTGTAGAGTGCTTTCTTGTAACCACTGCACCGTACCGCCTCTCAATGTAGATAAAAAGCAGGCAGCTGTACTCCATAAAAGGACTCCTGGGTGCTATAAGGAGAATTGAGGGTGGCTTTTCTGAGGTCGGAGTCCTCCCGTGGTTCTGTCCCACTCTGACCCTCCCCTATGTCTGTACAGGGAGAAAAGATCCACGAGGACATTTTTGACATCATAGACCGGGAGGCAGATGGTAGTGATAGTCTAGAGGTAAGTGTCCCAGGAATGCTGGTAGGAGCCGACATAGGCAAGGCTTAGCAGCACCCTCTAGAAGCGACCTGTTAGGAACGAGACCCACTCATGTACCCTTTGCACTGGACAGAAGCTATCAGGCCTTGCTGGAAACAAGGCAGTCGCCTAAGCTATATAAGTGAGGGGACTGGAGGGGAAGCAAGGGCTTGGGAAAATGGGAGTCCTGAAAAATTATGAGATGGGTCTAGTTTGACATCTTGCCACTAGATACCTGGATACTGACTGCCGCTTCCCCATGCAGGGCTTTGTGCTGTGTCACTCCATTGCTGGGGGGACAGGCTCTGGACTGGGCTCCTACCTCTTAGAACGGCTGAATGACAGGTAAGTTTGTGTCTGGGGATTAGGAAAGGTTTCTAACTTGGCTTCCTAAATGACTAGTGGACCCAGCAGATATAACTTCATATTTGCTGGAACAGGAAAGAGTTCTATTCCCTCCTATAGAGAGGAAAATGAAGTTACAATGACTGAGAACCCCATCACACTCCCAGTAGCGGGAACTGGAACCTGGAACCTGAGCCCTGGATGAAAGTCGAGGGAGTGTGGCCAGGTGTGGATTTGGAAGCCCAGAGTCTGAGATATCTCTGCCTTTCCCCTGTAGGGTTACAGACTTCCAAAAGCCGAGGCTCCCTTCTCTACTGATCTGACCCCACCCCAGTTCGCCATCAAGATTTAGCTGCTTCTGGACAGTTGTTAGGGAGCACCATGTTCACAACGCCTTCAGTCTGTTGCCCTGATCCTTTCCCCAACCGCCACCAGGTATCCTAAGAAGCTGGTGCAGACATACTCAGTGTTTCCCAACCAGGACGAGATGAGCGATGTGGTGGTTCAGCCTTACAATTCACTCCTCACACTCAAGAGGCTGACGCAGAACGCAGATTGTGTGGTGAGTCCTGGATTCTACCTCTCCCAACTCCCAACACCCCATACCCACTCAAGTCTATTAaatcattttcatgtatttaaaaaaatccattttagccaggtgcagtggctcatggctataatcccagcactttgggaggccaaggtagttggatcacttgagtctaggagttcaagaccagcctgggcaacatggtgaaactccatctctactaaaaatacaaaaattagtcgggagtggtggtacatgcagaaggatcacttgaacctcagaggcagaggctgcactgaacagagatcgtgccactgactgcactccagcctgggtgacaaagtgaaatgctgtctcaaaaagaaaaaagaaaaaaaaagaacgtttaaataagatgaaaagaaaaatttaaaaatccactttGAGCCCTCTTTTGCCGTAGGTCAGTGCAAATCCCTTTTCAGTGGATCTTTCTGGCCATAAAACTCAAGGGAAATTAAGCTTCAGAGCCTAGGGTCAGGCAGAGCTGCTGTTTTTCCTATCCCCATTGATCTGTGACCCTCTTCTGTCCCCACAGGTGGTGCTAGACAACACAGCCCTGAACCGGATTGCCACAGACCGCCTGCACATCCAGAACCCGTCCTTCTCCCAGATCAACCAGCTGGTGGGCTCCCATTCCCAGACTCCTTTGGACTAGAAGCCCTCCTTGTTTTATGGTCATCTGGGGAAGGGAGGTCCCATTGTGGCCGAGGCCCACGACATGGCACCCCTGTCCCCAGGTGTCCACCATCATGTCGGCCAGCACCACCACCCTGCGCTACCCCGGCTACATGAACAATGACCTCATCGGCCTCATCGCCTCGCTCATTCCCACCCCACGGCTCCACTTCCTCATGACTGGCTACACCCCACTCACTACGGACCAGTCAGTAAGAGCAGCCTTCAGTGTCCCAGGCCAGGCCGGCCCTGGGCCCAGCAGGCCCTGCCCTAGCCTTTCTGTCTTCCCCACTGCCCCAGGAGCTGCCCTTTGCGGGCCCCGAGGCACTGTGCTCAGGGACTAGCACAGAGCAGGCGACTTTCTTGCTGACTTGCTCTCTACCCTCCCTCTGCCTTTGGTTTCTGCCAAGGAGAAGCCAAAGGGGGACTCTGCCCTGAGCGCTGGCCGGGTTCCTGTCTCACTGTCCCATCAGGTGGCCAGCGTGAGGAAGACCACGGTCCTGGATGTGATGAGGCGGCTGCTGCAGCCCAAGAACGTGATGGTGTCCACAGGCCGAGACCGCCAGACCAACCACTGCTACATCGCCATCCTCAACATCATCCAGGGAGAGGTGGACCCCACCCAGGTAGGGGAGGCCCCTTCATCCCGCACCCTGGACCCGCAGGGGTAGAGGAGAGGCCACCTCCACTGCTCGTGTGCCCACCCCAGGTCCACAAGAGCCTGCAGAGGATTCGGGAACGGAAGTTGGCCAACTTCATCCCGTGGGGCCCCGCCAGCATCCAAGTGGCCCTGTCGAGGAAGTCTCCCTACCTGCCCTCGGCCCACCGGGTCAGTGGGCTCATGATGGCCAACCACACCAGCATCTCCTCGGTGAGTCTCACAGTTTGcatctttttttccctgaatCAGTTTCCTGACTATACCTCACGTCTCTGCATCTGCTGGCCCTGCTTCTAGCTTTTTTGCTGTAGGCATGGCCCAGCCTTGGTTCCCTGTCTTTCTGGGCcatagtatttttttaagttctttgtaaccCCTGTTTTCTGCACACCCCAAGCTCTTCGAGAGAACCTGTCGCCAGTATGACAAGCTGCGGAAGCGGGAGGCCTTCCTGGAGCAGTTCCGCAAGGAGGACATGTTCAAGGACAACTTTGATGAGATGGACACATCCAGGGAGATTGTGCAGCAGCTCATCGATGAGTACCATGCGGCCACACGGCCAGACTACATCTCCTGGGGCACCCAGGAGCAGTGAGTCCCCCAGGACAGGGACCCTTATCTGCCTTACTGGTTGGCCCAGGCCCTGCCTGACTGACTACTCCTTCAGAGCACAGATCAGGGACCTCACGTATCTCTTTCTCATAAACATGCACTCTCTGTTGGCCTGTGAACACATTTACTTCTCCTCTTATAAGACTATTTATCTTTAATAAAGCACTGGATATAAATCAAGTCACTGGTCCCTTTAAAGCCTTTGGGTTCTGGAGATGCCGGGGGTGGGGGGATGCCTGTTCTTTCTCCATCACTCTGACAGGGTCCTCGCCCACTTCCAGCATCTTCAATTCTGAACCAACAGCTTCCCCTAGGTTTTTCTTCTGCCTAGTTTTGGAGAACACTGGTGGGGTTTGACCCACCTGAAATTCCTTTCCAGGGTAAAAAGGCCCACAGATATTACTTTGTTCTCTGTCTGACCCTTTCTGGGTCCCTGTTCCCTCCCACCCTCACCGTATCAGGTGAATATTCCACCAGCTTCATGTTTCCACCTCAGAGTGTCTTTTTAACCACAACCTCAGGCTCAAGGCCACCACCCCTGCCACTAGGCCATGAACAAGCAATGGAATCCAACCTAATACCTCTAAGTTTCTAGCAAGCAGTCCAGGAGAGCTGCTCGTTTCAGGCAGTTGGAGTCTAGCAACGTCAAGTCAATAGACCAAATCTAAAGCCTAGACTGTAAGCAGGATCATAAGTGGTTCCAAAGCTAAGGCACCATAATTCTCTTCTCAAGTGGTCGCCAGTAATTTAAATGGCCGGTGCCTTCTACTTCTGGTGGAAGATTGCAGGGAGGTAGTAAATACATAGGGGCCTAAGTCTCCAggattgggttttttttttttgtttttttgttttttttgagacagggtcttgctgtcactctgtcacccaggctggaatacagtggcataatcacggctcactgcatcctcgacctccctagctcaggcgatccttcctgtctcagcctcctaagtagctgggatcacaggcacacaccacctaaATCTTCAGGATAAAAAGGGCAAAGCAGGTTTTATCCTGAGAGCATAGTAGATTGTCAGGACCCCATTAGGCTCTTATACACCATAAAGATATATCGTAGTGACAGctaacatgcacacatatgctgTGAGAAGTACATTATTTTgctgaatcctcacaacaaccctatgaagtggtagatactaatttttaaaatacggTAATAAGGCCggatgcggtggttcacgcctgtaatcccagcactttgggaggctgaggcgggtggatcacgaggtcaggagatcaagaccatcctggctaacatggtgaaaccccatctctactaaaaatacaaaaaaattagctgggcgtggtggggggcgcctgtagtcctagctgctgggtgtgaacccaggaggcggagcttgcagtaagctgagatcgtgccactgtgctccagcctgggagacagagtgagactccgtctcaaaaaaataaaaaatgagccgggcgtggaggcaggcgcctgtagtcccagctactcgggaggctgaggcaggagaatggcgtgaacacagaaggtggagcttgcagtgacc encodes:
- the TUBG1 gene encoding tubulin gamma-1 chain, which produces MPREIITLQLGQCGNQIGFEFWKQLCAEHGISPEGIVEEFATEGTDRKDVFFYQADDEHYIPRAVLLDLEPRVIHSILNSPYAKLYNPENIYLSEHGGGAGNNWASGFSQGEKIHEDIFDIIDREADGSDSLEGFVLCHSIAGGTGSGLGSYLLERLNDRYPKKLVQTYSVFPNQDEMSDVVVQPYNSLLTLKRLTQNADCVVVLDNTALNRIATDRLHIQNPSFSQINQLVSTIMSASTTTLRYPGYMNNDLIGLIASLIPTPRLHFLMTGYTPLTTDQSVASVRKTTVLDVMRRLLQPKNVMVSTGRDRQTNHCYIAILNIIQGEVDPTQVHKSLQRIRERKLANFIPWGPASIQVALSRKSPYLPSAHRVSGLMMANHTSISSLFERTCRQYDKLRKREAFLEQFRKEDMFKDNFDEMDTSREIVQQLIDEYHAATRPDYISWGTQEQ